In a single window of the Desulfovibrio sp. ZJ209 genome:
- a CDS encoding DUF533 domain-containing protein, whose product MSIFDVLNTDSFGSALEILTGQAKSAARDLGNSTPGGLGGLLGAGALGAVLGNFASGDLLKNVALAGAGAVAWNFYRKWAAGQQADAQTEERSRGAGVAATDPTAELVMRAMVYAARADGSIDATERQRMQKVLQTMLGNQDAGVVLERIQGETIDPSKIAAQTRTPEQAEDVYRLSCSVIDIDHFMERGYLDALAQSLGIGAARKGELEAEAAQARAALRTAIQQSC is encoded by the coding sequence ATGTCGATTTTTGACGTTCTCAATACAGATTCCTTCGGCTCCGCCCTGGAGATCCTGACCGGGCAGGCGAAATCCGCGGCCCGCGACCTCGGGAACAGCACCCCGGGCGGCCTCGGCGGCCTGCTTGGCGCGGGCGCCCTTGGCGCCGTGCTCGGCAACTTCGCCTCCGGCGACCTTCTCAAGAACGTGGCGCTCGCCGGCGCCGGCGCCGTCGCCTGGAACTTCTACCGCAAATGGGCGGCCGGCCAGCAGGCGGACGCGCAGACGGAAGAAAGGAGCCGGGGCGCCGGTGTGGCCGCCACCGACCCCACCGCCGAGCTGGTTATGCGCGCCATGGTCTACGCGGCGCGCGCCGACGGCAGTATCGACGCCACCGAGCGCCAGCGGATGCAGAAGGTGCTCCAAACCATGCTGGGCAACCAGGATGCGGGCGTCGTCCTTGAGCGCATCCAGGGCGAGACCATCGACCCCTCGAAGATCGCCGCGCAGACGCGCACGCCTGAGCAGGCGGAGGATGTGTACCGTCTCTCCTGCTCGGTCATCGACATCGACCACTTCATGGAACGCGGCTATCTGGACGCCCTGGCGCAGAGCCTCGGCATCGGCGCCGCGCGCAAGGGCGAGCTGGAGGCCGAGGCAGCACAGGCCCGCGCGGCACTGCGGACGGCCATCCAGCAGAGCTGCTGA
- a CDS encoding chloride channel protein: MKDASIFQRIGGALYFPAPGGGSSVGGDMRLALWGLVVGLLSGGVISVFRITTSMAFNAVGSWFRAHAGDPLQCLLWLIPAVIGALITGYFMRNPAIRSGAGAWVTQALAGPQKHVWARILVPKFLGTWLVMACGLSVGREGPCIQMGASTALGLACLDGRGDAATHAAKRRMLVLCGCAAGLAGAFSAPFAGIFYVIEVLKERITRNLLILMLGAALGVYLSATCVFGLGLMLPLKGSALPELRYLWNSILVGLGAGFVGVIYAGMLRRSLALYARGRRFPVMLRPLLPFLGAAVMLFIYPQATGEGLSIFAAMEAGTVASTLLAFLCAKLLFTAFCYGSGVPAGVMVPILALGGVAGGLCAMGFAAAGIAGGGGMAAFITMGMAAAFAAAEHAPLTSIVLVLEMTGAYAATPGLLVASCVAVLLARGMRARPV; the protein is encoded by the coding sequence ATGAAGGACGCATCCATTTTTCAACGCATTGGCGGCGCGCTGTACTTCCCCGCTCCGGGCGGGGGCAGCAGCGTCGGGGGGGATATGCGGCTGGCCCTGTGGGGGCTCGTCGTGGGCCTCCTCTCGGGGGGCGTCATTTCTGTCTTCCGCATCACGACCAGCATGGCCTTCAACGCCGTGGGAAGCTGGTTCCGCGCCCATGCGGGCGACCCGCTCCAGTGCCTGCTCTGGCTCATCCCCGCTGTCATCGGCGCCCTCATCACCGGCTATTTCATGCGCAACCCGGCCATCCGCTCCGGGGCGGGCGCTTGGGTGACGCAGGCCTTGGCCGGCCCGCAAAAGCATGTCTGGGCGCGCATCCTCGTGCCCAAGTTCCTCGGCACCTGGCTCGTCATGGCCTGCGGGCTTTCCGTGGGGCGCGAAGGGCCCTGCATCCAGATGGGCGCCTCCACGGCGCTCGGCCTGGCATGCCTGGACGGCAGGGGTGATGCGGCCACCCATGCGGCCAAAAGGCGCATGCTCGTCCTGTGCGGCTGCGCAGCAGGCCTCGCCGGGGCTTTCAGCGCGCCCTTCGCCGGCATTTTTTATGTCATCGAGGTGCTGAAAGAGCGCATCACGCGCAACCTGCTCATCCTCATGCTGGGCGCGGCCCTGGGCGTCTATCTTTCCGCCACCTGCGTTTTCGGGCTGGGCCTCATGCTGCCCCTCAAGGGGAGCGCCCTCCCGGAACTCCGCTATCTCTGGAACAGCATCCTCGTGGGGCTCGGTGCCGGCTTTGTGGGCGTCATTTATGCCGGCATGCTGCGCCGGTCGCTCGCGCTCTATGCGCGCGGACGGCGCTTCCCCGTCATGCTCAGGCCGCTGCTCCCCTTCCTGGGGGCGGCAGTCATGCTGTTCATCTATCCACAGGCCACCGGCGAGGGGCTTTCCATCTTCGCCGCCATGGAAGCCGGCACCGTGGCTTCCACCCTGCTCGCCTTTTTGTGCGCCAAGCTCCTGTTTACGGCCTTCTGTTACGGCTCGGGCGTGCCCGCGGGCGTCATGGTGCCCATTCTCGCCCTGGGCGGCGTGGCCGGGGGGCTTTGCGCCATGGGCTTTGCGGCGGCTGGCATCGCCGGCGGCGGGGGCATGGCGGCCTTCATCACCATGGGCATGGCGGCGGCCTTTGCCGCGGCGGAGCACGCGCCCCTGACGAGCATCGTGCTCGTGCTGGAGATGACGGGCGCCTATGCCGCCACGCCCGGGCTGCTCGTGGCCTCCTGCGTGGCCGTGCTGCTCGCGCGCGGGATGCGGGCGCGGCCAGTTTAG
- a CDS encoding DUF4851 domain-containing protein, whose amino-acid sequence MNNTAARRFSPFAFLLALVLMAGLLGCEGALQRGMLGPAYVSTARPDIAIKAKNMPLMAAGRGSASLIWSDMLGGLPIQMWLAVYGEGGLAPLAIAAQAAVPQGWYWDSITRHFQSVDEAVEVFGGVGYQACTYIVDPARDPFSGLVTTVKPDGSPQLWMARYFAARFNFNDDKIIMEYREPLPDGVESLSALPLGYGDLLAGFEQRAREAFVVSVAPQNLAGLNTGYIQGILWQYMGQNFLGTASKYDIYNLN is encoded by the coding sequence ATGAACAACACTGCTGCGCGCCGTTTTTCACCATTTGCCTTCCTGCTGGCCCTTGTCCTTATGGCGGGCCTTCTGGGCTGCGAGGGCGCCCTGCAAAGGGGCATGCTCGGCCCGGCCTATGTGTCCACCGCCCGGCCCGACATCGCCATCAAGGCGAAAAATATGCCCCTGATGGCCGCTGGCCGTGGCTCCGCGAGCCTTATCTGGAGCGATATGCTCGGGGGCCTGCCCATCCAGATGTGGCTTGCCGTGTACGGCGAGGGGGGCCTCGCGCCCCTGGCAATCGCGGCCCAGGCGGCCGTGCCCCAGGGCTGGTACTGGGACAGCATCACGAGGCATTTCCAAAGCGTGGATGAGGCCGTGGAAGTGTTCGGCGGCGTGGGCTACCAGGCGTGCACCTATATCGTCGACCCGGCGCGCGACCCCTTCAGCGGCCTTGTGACCACCGTCAAGCCCGACGGCAGCCCGCAACTCTGGATGGCCCGGTATTTCGCCGCGCGCTTCAACTTTAACGATGACAAGATCATCATGGAATACCGCGAGCCGCTGCCGGACGGCGTGGAGTCGCTTTCTGCGCTGCCCCTGGGCTACGGCGACCTGCTCGCCGGCTTCGAGCAGCGCGCCCGGGAGGCCTTTGTGGTCAGCGTGGCGCCGCAGAATCTCGCCGGGCTTAACACCGGCTACATCCAAGGCATCCTCTGGCAGTACATGGGCCAGAATTTCCTCGGGACGGCCTCCAAGTATGATATTTACAATCTCAACTAA
- the hpt gene encoding hypoxanthine phosphoribosyltransferase, with protein sequence MTCSERNSHGQVPAVDAPGAGRLVSVFSAEDIAGRVRGMAAEIDACYGDEPLVAVCVLKGACIFFSDLVRALRNSKLELEFIRIASYGMGTASSGRVVFSKDVENEIRGKHVLLVEDIVDSGRSMRFVLDTFAARGPRSLRVAALVNKTGRREKEVAVDFIGFSLDSGFLVGYGLDYAERYRALPGIYELEPARG encoded by the coding sequence ATGACCTGCTCGGAAAGAAATAGCCACGGACAGGTGCCTGCTGTCGATGCGCCGGGCGCGGGCAGGCTCGTCTCGGTATTCAGCGCGGAGGACATCGCCGGCCGCGTCCGCGGCATGGCGGCGGAAATCGACGCCTGCTACGGTGACGAGCCCCTGGTGGCTGTCTGCGTCCTCAAGGGCGCCTGCATCTTTTTCAGCGATCTCGTGCGCGCCTTGCGAAACAGCAAGCTGGAGCTCGAGTTCATCCGCATCGCCAGTTACGGCATGGGCACGGCCAGTTCCGGGCGGGTGGTGTTCAGCAAGGATGTGGAAAACGAGATCCGCGGCAAGCACGTGCTGCTCGTGGAGGATATCGTGGACAGCGGGCGCAGCATGCGCTTTGTGCTGGATACCTTTGCGGCGCGCGGGCCGCGCAGCCTGCGCGTTGCCGCCCTTGTCAACAAGACCGGGCGCAGGGAGAAGGAAGTGGCCGTGGATTTTATCGGCTTTTCCCTCGATTCCGGCTTTCTTGTAGGCTATGGGCTTGACTATGCCGAGCGCTACCGGGCCCTGCCCGGCATTTACGAGCTCGAGCCGGCCCGGGGCTAG
- a CDS encoding zinc-ribbon and DUF3426 domain-containing protein codes for MEVKCPQCASRFNLPDAAAKPGAKLRCAVCKTVFSLPGQPGGTAPAQAPQAPRKEAPKEPLPELGRKRGGRGKLWLALVLILLLAGGGAGAWFYFFHQKETPPSEADIAKKVELLTMRNVRQYNVLNEKVGKVFVIEGRVVNEFPEPKELIALEGAIYDKDKKPLAVKKQLAGTQLSLFQLQVLSEKEMEAFLNNKVEILTNNTNVPPGGEVPFMILFYDPPDDVAEFGVKIVDVKDAGK; via the coding sequence ATGGAAGTGAAATGTCCGCAGTGCGCGAGCCGGTTCAACCTGCCCGATGCCGCCGCCAAGCCGGGCGCCAAGTTGCGTTGCGCCGTCTGCAAGACTGTGTTTTCGCTACCCGGGCAGCCCGGGGGCACCGCCCCGGCGCAAGCCCCGCAGGCGCCGCGCAAGGAAGCCCCGAAGGAGCCCCTGCCGGAGCTCGGGCGCAAGCGGGGCGGCCGGGGCAAGCTTTGGCTGGCGCTTGTGCTTATCCTGCTGCTCGCCGGCGGCGGGGCCGGCGCCTGGTTCTACTTTTTCCACCAGAAGGAGACCCCGCCGAGCGAGGCGGACATCGCCAAGAAGGTGGAACTGCTCACCATGCGCAACGTGCGCCAGTACAATGTGCTCAATGAAAAGGTGGGCAAGGTCTTCGTCATCGAGGGGCGGGTGGTCAACGAATTTCCCGAGCCCAAGGAGCTCATCGCCCTTGAGGGCGCCATCTACGACAAGGACAAGAAGCCGCTGGCCGTCAAGAAACAGTTGGCGGGCACCCAGCTTTCGCTCTTCCAGCTCCAGGTGTTGAGCGAGAAGGAGATGGAAGCCTTCCTCAACAACAAGGTCGAGATCCTGACCAACAACACCAACGTCCCGCCGGGCGGGGAAGTGCCCTTCATGATCCTGTTCTATGACCCGCCGGACGATGTGGCGGAATTCGGCGTCAAGATCGTGGATGTGAAGGACGCGGGCAAGTAG